In Euwallacea fornicatus isolate EFF26 chromosome 36, ASM4011564v1, whole genome shotgun sequence, a genomic segment contains:
- the LOC136349020 gene encoding cuticle protein 19-like, whose protein sequence is MELKLLSLLAFIASSKAGLLPGPAYTTLSLDHGPAYGAALAPAYSALPALSSLGSAYLKPAISAPLLSAPLVKGPVAPSVDYVAYPKYQFNYGVADGHTGDQKSQSEVRDGDVVKGQYSLVEADGTIRTVTYTADDHTGFNAVVTRSGHAAHPVTPLVSHKVIAAPAISHATLPLGAPALASPYGIYKG, encoded by the exons ATGGAACTAAAG TTACTATCGTTGCTGGCCTTCATAGCCTCATCAAAAGCGGGTCTACTTCCTGGACCAGCATACACGACCCTCAGCTTAGACCACGGACCAGCCTATGGAGCAGCCCTAGCTCCTGCCTACTCGGCCTTACCTGCACTTTCATCTTTAGGCTCTGCATACCTTAAACCCGCAATTTCAGCTCCCCTTTTGTCAGCCCCCTTGGTGAAGGGTCCAGTCGCACCTTCCGTAGACTACGTT GCTTATCCCAAATATCAGTTCAATTATGGAGTGGCTGACGGTCACACTGGAGACCAAAAGTCTCAGTCGGAGGTGAGAGATGGGGACGTTGTCAAAGGACAATATTCGCTGGTGGAAGCTGATGGTACCATCAGGACTGTAACCTACACCGCTGACGATCACACAGGTTTTAATGCTGTCGTCACTAGA AGCGGCCATGCTGCCCATCCAGTAACACCTCTGGTCTCTCATAAAGTCATTGCAGCCCCGGCGATTTCTCATGCAACGCTTCCATTAGGAGCCCCAGCTTTGGCTTCTCCATATGGAATTTACAAGGGTTAG